One genomic region from Enterobacter hormaechei ATCC 49162 encodes:
- the cysS gene encoding cysteine--tRNA ligase, which yields MLKIFNTMTRQKEEFKPIHAGEVGMYVCGITVYDLCHIGHGRTFVAFDVVSRYLRFLGYNLKYVRNITDIDDKIIKRANENGESFVALVDRMIAEMHKDFDALNILRPDSEPRATHHIHEIIEITEKLIERGHAYVADNGDVMFSVPTDPTYGALSRQDLDQLQAGARVDVVDVKRNPMDFVLWKMSKAGEPSWPSPWGEGRPGWHIECSAMNCKQLGNHFDIHGGGSDLMFPHHENEIAQSTCAHGGEYVNYWMHSGMVMVDREKMSKSLGNFFTVRDVLKYYDAETVRYFLMSGHYRSQLNYSEENLKQARAALERLYTALRGTDRSVPAAGGEAFEARFVEVMNDDFNTPEAYSVLFDMAREVNRLKSEDMAAANALASHLRKLSSVLGLLEQEPDVFLQSGAQADDGEVAEIEALIKARLEARQAKDWAAADAARNRLTEMGIILEDGPQGTTWRRK from the coding sequence ATGTTAAAAATCTTTAATACAATGACGCGCCAAAAAGAGGAATTTAAACCTATCCATGCCGGGGAAGTCGGCATGTACGTGTGTGGTATTACGGTTTACGATCTCTGTCATATCGGCCATGGCCGTACCTTTGTCGCGTTCGACGTGGTGTCACGCTACCTGCGCTTCCTGGGTTATAACCTGAAGTACGTGCGCAACATTACCGACATTGACGACAAAATCATTAAACGTGCTAATGAAAATGGCGAAAGCTTTGTCGCGCTGGTGGATCGCATGATCGCGGAAATGCACAAAGATTTTGATGCCCTGAATATTCTGCGCCCGGACAGCGAGCCGCGCGCGACTCATCACATTCATGAAATCATCGAGATCACCGAAAAGCTGATCGAACGCGGTCACGCCTATGTGGCGGACAACGGCGACGTGATGTTCTCGGTGCCGACGGACCCCACCTACGGTGCGCTTTCCCGCCAGGATCTGGATCAGCTCCAGGCCGGTGCGCGCGTGGACGTGGTGGACGTGAAGCGTAACCCGATGGACTTCGTGCTGTGGAAGATGTCCAAAGCGGGCGAACCAAGCTGGCCATCCCCGTGGGGCGAAGGGCGTCCGGGCTGGCACATTGAATGTTCCGCGATGAACTGCAAACAGCTGGGCAACCATTTCGACATTCACGGCGGCGGGTCGGATCTGATGTTCCCGCATCACGAAAACGAAATCGCACAGTCTACCTGCGCCCACGGCGGCGAGTACGTGAATTACTGGATGCACTCCGGGATGGTGATGGTGGACCGCGAAAAGATGTCGAAATCGCTGGGCAACTTCTTCACCGTCCGCGATGTGCTGAAGTATTACGACGCGGAAACCGTGCGCTACTTCCTGATGTCTGGTCACTATCGCAGCCAGCTGAACTACAGCGAAGAGAACCTGAAGCAGGCGCGCGCTGCGCTGGAGCGTCTGTATACCGCACTGCGCGGCACCGACAGGTCTGTTCCGGCCGCAGGCGGCGAGGCGTTCGAAGCCCGTTTTGTTGAGGTCATGAACGACGACTTCAACACCCCGGAAGCCTACTCCGTGCTGTTCGACATGGCGCGTGAGGTGAACCGCCTGAAGTCAGAAGACATGGCGGCGGCGAATGCGCTGGCGTCTCATCTGCGTAAGCTCTCCTCCGTGCTCGGCCTGCTGGAGCAGGAGCCGGACGTGTTCCTGCAAAGCGGTGCGCAGGCGGACGACGGTGAAGTGGCGGAAATTGAAGCACTGATTAAAGCGCGTCTGGAAGCGCGTCAGGCGAAAGACTGGGCGGCGGCGGATGCGGCGCGTAACCGTCTGACCGAGATGGGCATTATTCTGGAAGATGGCCCGCAGGGGACCACCTGGCGTCGTAAGTAA
- the ppiB gene encoding peptidylprolyl isomerase B, giving the protein MVTFHTNHGDIVIKTFDDKAPETVKNFLDYCREGFYNNTIFHRVINGFMIQGGGFEPGMRQKETKEAIKNEANNGLKNTRGTLAMARTQAPHSATAQFFINVADNDFLNFSGESLQGWGYCVFAEVVEGMDVVDKIKAVSTGRSGMHQDVPKEDVVITSVTVSE; this is encoded by the coding sequence ATGGTTACTTTCCACACTAATCATGGCGATATCGTAATCAAAACCTTTGATGACAAAGCGCCTGAAACAGTTAAAAACTTCCTGGACTACTGCCGCGAAGGTTTCTACAACAACACTATTTTCCACCGTGTGATCAACGGCTTTATGATCCAGGGCGGCGGTTTCGAGCCTGGCATGCGCCAGAAAGAGACGAAAGAAGCGATCAAAAACGAAGCGAACAACGGCCTGAAAAACACCCGTGGTACGCTGGCAATGGCCCGTACTCAGGCGCCACACTCTGCAACCGCACAGTTCTTCATCAACGTAGCGGACAACGACTTCCTGAACTTCTCTGGCGAAAGCCTGCAAGGCTGGGGCTACTGCGTATTCGCAGAAGTGGTTGAAGGAATGGACGTGGTCGACAAGATCAAAGCCGTTTCTACTGGCCGCAGCGGTATGCACCAGGACGTTCCTAAAGAAGACGTTGTGATCACAAGCGTGACCGTCAGCGAGTAA
- the lpxH gene encoding UDP-2,3-diacylglucosamine diphosphatase, with translation MATLFIADLHLQTEEPAITAGFLRFLRGEAKSADALYILGDLFEAWIGDDDPNPLHRDMAAAIKALVDSGVPCYFIHGNRDFLIGQRYARESGMTLLPEEQVLDLYGRNILIMHGDTLCTDDTGYLAFRAKVHTPWIQKMFLALPLFIRNRIAARMRAGSKAANSSKSMTIMDVNPQAVVNVMEKHRVQWLIHGHTHRPDVHSLIANGEPAHRVVLGAWHREGSMVKVTPEGVELIAFPF, from the coding sequence GTGGCGACACTCTTTATTGCGGATCTGCATCTGCAAACAGAAGAACCGGCGATCACCGCCGGTTTTCTGCGTTTTTTACGCGGTGAAGCGAAAAGCGCCGATGCGCTGTACATTCTGGGCGACCTGTTTGAGGCCTGGATTGGCGACGACGACCCGAACCCGCTGCACCGTGACATGGCTGCGGCCATTAAAGCGCTGGTGGATTCCGGCGTCCCCTGCTATTTCATTCACGGCAACCGTGATTTCCTGATTGGCCAGCGCTACGCCCGGGAGAGCGGCATGACGCTACTGCCGGAAGAGCAGGTGCTCGACCTCTATGGCCGCAATATTCTGATCATGCACGGCGACACGCTCTGCACCGACGATACCGGCTACCTGGCGTTTCGCGCCAAAGTCCACACCCCGTGGATCCAGAAAATGTTCCTCGCCCTGCCGCTGTTCATCCGCAACCGCATCGCCGCCAGAATGCGCGCGGGCAGCAAAGCCGCCAACAGCAGCAAATCGATGACCATTATGGACGTCAACCCGCAGGCGGTGGTAAACGTAATGGAAAAGCATCGCGTTCAGTGGCTGATCCACGGCCATACCCATCGTCCCGATGTGCATTCCCTTATCGCCAACGGTGAACCGGCCCATCGCGTCGTTTTAGGCGCCTGGCACAGGGAAGGATCGATGGTGAAAGTCACGCCGGAAGGTGTGGAACTGATCGCCTTCCCGTTTTAA
- the purE gene encoding 5-(carboxyamino)imidazole ribonucleotide mutase yields MSSRNNPARVAIVMGSKSDWATMQFAAEIFEILNVPHHVEVVSAHRTPDKLFSFAESAEENGYEVIIAGAGGAAHLPGMIAAKTLVPVLGVPVQSAALSGVDSLYSIVQMPRGIPVGTLAIGKAGAANAALLAAQILATHDKDLHQRLAEWRKAQTDEVLDNPDPRGAA; encoded by the coding sequence ATGTCTTCCCGCAATAATCCGGCGCGTGTCGCCATCGTGATGGGGTCCAAAAGCGACTGGGCTACCATGCAGTTCGCCGCCGAAATCTTTGAAATCCTGAATGTTCCGCACCACGTTGAAGTGGTTTCCGCGCACCGTACGCCGGATAAACTGTTCAGCTTCGCCGAAAGCGCCGAAGAGAACGGTTACGAGGTGATCATTGCTGGTGCGGGCGGCGCAGCACATCTGCCGGGCATGATTGCCGCCAAAACGCTGGTGCCGGTACTGGGCGTACCGGTACAAAGCGCCGCGTTAAGCGGGGTGGACAGCCTTTACTCTATCGTCCAGATGCCGCGCGGTATTCCTGTCGGTACGCTGGCGATTGGTAAAGCAGGTGCTGCAAATGCCGCCCTGCTGGCCGCGCAGATCCTGGCGACGCATGATAAAGACTTACATCAGCGTCTGGCTGAGTGGCGTAAAGCCCAGACCGACGAGGTGCTGGATAACCCGGATCCGCGGGGTGCAGCATGA
- the purK gene encoding 5-(carboxyamino)imidazole ribonucleotide synthase, whose protein sequence is MKQVCVLGNGQLGRMLRQAGEPLGIAVWPVGLDAEPEAVPFHQSVITAEIERWPETALTRELARHNAFVNRDVFPIIADRLTQKQLFDKLGLATAPWQLLSDKSEWNDVFAMLGELAIVKRRVGGYDGRGQWRLRAHDTAELPDNCYGECIVEQGINFSGEVSLVGARGHDGRTVFYPLTHNLHQDGILRTSVVFPQANADQQAQAEEMLSAIMHELGYVGVMAMECFVTPSGLLINELAPRVHNSGHWTQNGASISQFELHLRAITDLPLPQPVVTSPSVMINLIGTDLNYNWLKLPLVHLHWYDKEVRPGRKVGHLNLNDTDTDRLSATLEAIVPLLPPDYASGIVWAQSKLK, encoded by the coding sequence ATGAAGCAGGTTTGCGTTCTCGGTAATGGTCAGCTTGGCCGCATGCTGCGTCAGGCCGGTGAGCCGCTGGGTATTGCCGTCTGGCCCGTCGGGCTGGATGCCGAGCCGGAAGCGGTGCCGTTCCATCAGAGCGTGATCACCGCCGAAATTGAACGCTGGCCGGAAACCGCCCTGACCCGCGAGCTGGCGCGCCATAACGCCTTTGTGAACCGCGACGTATTCCCGATCATCGCCGACCGTCTCACGCAAAAACAGCTTTTCGACAAGCTCGGCCTTGCGACCGCGCCGTGGCAGCTGTTGTCTGACAAAAGCGAGTGGAATGACGTGTTCGCGATGCTGGGCGAGCTGGCGATTGTGAAGCGTCGCGTGGGTGGCTACGACGGTCGCGGGCAGTGGCGCCTGCGCGCGCACGACACCGCCGAACTGCCGGACAACTGCTACGGCGAGTGCATCGTCGAGCAGGGCATTAACTTCAGCGGGGAAGTGTCGCTGGTGGGCGCACGCGGGCACGATGGCCGCACGGTGTTCTACCCCCTGACGCATAACCTGCATCAGGACGGCATTCTGCGCACCAGCGTCGTCTTCCCGCAGGCCAATGCCGACCAGCAGGCGCAGGCGGAAGAGATGCTCTCCGCCATCATGCACGAGCTGGGCTATGTGGGCGTGATGGCAATGGAGTGTTTCGTCACGCCATCGGGTCTGCTGATTAACGAACTTGCGCCGCGCGTGCACAACAGCGGCCACTGGACGCAAAACGGTGCCTCCATCAGCCAGTTCGAGCTGCATCTGCGCGCCATTACTGACCTGCCGCTGCCGCAGCCGGTGGTGACCAGCCCGTCGGTGATGATCAACCTGATCGGCACCGATCTGAACTACAACTGGCTGAAGCTGCCGCTGGTGCACCTGCACTGGTACGACAAAGAGGTCCGCCCGGGTCGTAAAGTGGGCCACCTTAACCTGAACGATACCGACACGGATCGCCTGAGCGCCACGCTGGAAGCAATTGTTCCCCTGCTGCCGCCAGACTATGCAAGCGGCATTGTCTGGGCGCAGTCAAAACTGAAGTAA
- the mnmH gene encoding tRNA 2-selenouridine(34) synthase MnmH has protein sequence MNDGTDYRAILASDTPIIDVRAPIEFAQGAMPAALNLPLMNDDERAAVGTCYKREGPEAALTLGHRLVNGETREARINAWREASLAHPEGYLCCARGGQRSHISQAWLKETGVDYPLIRGGYKALRQTAIQVTVEQSQKPMVLIGGCTGNGKTLLVKQHVQGIDLEGLAHHRGSSFGRTLTPQLSQASFENHLAVELLKKDAARWVLEDEGRMIGSNHLPECLRDRMADAPIVVVEDPFEIRLERLREEYFDHMWADFSAAYGEEAGWKAYSEYLHHGLFAIRRRLGLQRFAEFTALLDAALAEQQRTGCTDAHFSWLAPLLKDYYDPMYSYQLDKKAEKIVYRGTYEEIAEWLER, from the coding sequence ATGAACGATGGAACGGACTATCGCGCGATCCTCGCGTCCGATACCCCAATAATCGACGTTCGCGCGCCGATCGAATTTGCCCAGGGTGCGATGCCCGCCGCACTCAACCTGCCCTTGATGAACGACGACGAGCGTGCCGCCGTCGGCACCTGCTATAAACGCGAGGGACCCGAAGCCGCACTGACGCTCGGCCATCGCCTGGTCAACGGCGAGACGCGAGAGGCACGCATCAACGCCTGGCGCGAGGCCAGCCTTGCCCATCCTGAGGGCTATCTCTGCTGCGCGCGCGGCGGTCAGCGCTCCCACATCTCTCAGGCCTGGCTGAAAGAGACGGGTGTCGATTACCCGCTGATCCGCGGCGGCTATAAGGCCCTGCGCCAGACGGCGATTCAGGTGACCGTTGAGCAGTCACAGAAACCGATGGTGCTTATCGGCGGCTGTACCGGCAACGGTAAAACGCTGCTGGTGAAGCAGCACGTACAGGGCATTGATCTGGAAGGGCTGGCGCACCATCGCGGCTCGTCGTTTGGCCGCACGCTCACCCCGCAGCTTTCTCAGGCGAGCTTCGAGAATCACCTTGCGGTTGAGCTATTGAAAAAAGATGCTGCGCGCTGGGTACTGGAAGATGAGGGCCGGATGATTGGCTCTAACCACCTGCCGGAGTGCCTGCGCGACCGCATGGCTGACGCCCCTATCGTGGTGGTCGAAGATCCGTTTGAGATCCGCCTGGAGCGCCTGCGCGAAGAGTATTTTGACCACATGTGGGCCGATTTTTCTGCTGCCTACGGCGAGGAAGCGGGCTGGAAAGCGTACAGCGAGTACCTGCATCACGGCCTGTTCGCCATTCGCCGTCGTCTTGGACTACAGCGTTTTGCGGAATTTACCGCCCTGCTGGACGCTGCACTTGCCGAACAGCAGCGAACGGGCTGCACTGACGCACACTTCAGCTGGCTTGCGCCGCTGCTGAAGGACTATTACGACCCGATGTACAGCTATCAGCTGGATAAAAAAGCGGAGAAGATTGTGTATCGCGGGACCTACGAAGAAATTGCCGAATGGCTTGAACGCTAA
- a CDS encoding porin has translation MTIRKTALATTIGAAVALASFASQAEITLLKQDPQAGNPLSRLNFTVGGSIRPQFQNMTGDDGKNGYKRNGFDGGTRFRFAADYYLFDDISWITYYELGVNIPAQFNWDNHYADGAHDTSRRMLYTGLKSDTWGTLTFGQQNSVYYDVVGAKTDIWDYDMIGQAPGNGINGDYDGSYRSRQMLKYKKTVGDADIYASYLFEDSEYLPGNGLRYKRKGGGSLGIDYHLTTDLTWGAAWNYTRADMRNPDNGDSKSYDQNILGTALSWTPDNWTFSAGGGWYQNFMTTKKVSVNDYFAGDAWGIEYFAGYKFPVGQYAVKSIQPYFMGDRIEYVNGRNYQRIDNGVGISFQLDYGFRVDYEHVFTSSTDNLGDMNLVRLRYDF, from the coding sequence ATGACTATAAGAAAAACAGCGCTGGCGACAACGATCGGCGCAGCAGTGGCATTGGCTTCTTTCGCCTCGCAGGCGGAAATCACCCTTCTGAAACAAGATCCGCAGGCGGGTAATCCGCTGAGCCGCCTGAACTTCACCGTTGGCGGCAGCATCCGTCCTCAGTTCCAGAACATGACCGGTGATGACGGCAAAAACGGCTACAAGCGTAACGGCTTTGACGGCGGTACCCGCTTCCGTTTCGCGGCAGACTACTACCTGTTCGATGACATCAGCTGGATCACCTACTACGAGCTGGGTGTGAACATTCCGGCGCAGTTTAACTGGGATAACCACTATGCCGACGGCGCGCACGACACCTCACGTCGTATGCTCTACACCGGCCTGAAGAGCGACACCTGGGGTACGCTGACCTTCGGTCAACAGAACAGCGTGTACTATGACGTGGTGGGCGCAAAAACCGATATCTGGGACTACGACATGATTGGTCAGGCGCCGGGTAACGGGATCAACGGCGACTACGACGGTTCATACCGTTCACGCCAGATGCTGAAGTACAAGAAAACCGTGGGCGATGCCGACATCTACGCCTCTTACCTGTTTGAAGACAGCGAATACCTGCCGGGCAACGGCCTGCGTTACAAGCGTAAAGGCGGCGGCTCGCTGGGTATTGATTACCATCTGACCACCGACCTGACCTGGGGCGCCGCGTGGAACTACACTCGCGCGGACATGCGTAACCCGGACAACGGCGACAGCAAATCTTACGACCAGAACATCCTCGGTACTGCGCTGAGCTGGACGCCGGATAACTGGACCTTCTCCGCGGGCGGCGGCTGGTATCAGAACTTCATGACCACCAAAAAAGTGTCTGTTAACGACTACTTCGCCGGTGATGCATGGGGTATTGAATACTTTGCCGGGTACAAGTTCCCGGTGGGTCAGTATGCGGTGAAATCCATCCAGCCGTACTTCATGGGTGACCGCATTGAGTACGTGAATGGTCGTAACTACCAGCGTATCGACAACGGCGTGGGTATCAGCTTCCAGCTGGATTACGGTTTCCGCGTGGATTACGAACACGTGTTCACTTCCAGCACCGACAACCTGGGCGACATGAACCTGGTGCGTCTGCGTTACGACTTCTAA